The window CGGATAGATGTTCTTGTCGTTCAGAATCTTTGGATCGACCAGCTTCTGGCTGGCGAGGTTGCCGTTGGCATAGGACAAATAATCCGAGTTCTTGGCGGCGACGTCGGGACGGTAGAGATAGTTGATCAGCTCGTAGGCTTCCCTGACGTTCTTGGCATCCGCAGGGATCGCGAGATTGTCGAAGAACATCTGCGCGCCCTCCTTCGGGATCGTGTAACCGATCTCGATGCCACTCTTGGCTTCAGCCGCGCGGGCGCGGGCCTGCATGATATCGCCGGACCAGCCGACCACGAAGCAGATCTCGCCGGTGGCAAGCGCGCTCAGATATTCGGACGAGTGAAATTTTCGCACGGAGGGGCGGACCTTGGCGACGACATCGGCGGCCTTTTCCAGATCGGCCTGCTTGGTCGAGTTCGGATCGAGCCCGAGATAGCTCAGCGCCGCCGGAAAAATGTCGTCGGCGGAGTCGAGCATGTGGACGCCACAGTCTTTGAACTTGGCGAGGTTCTCGGGCTTGAAGACGATGTCCCAGCTGTCGATCTTGGCGTCCGCGCCCAAAATCTGCTTCACCTTGGCGACGTTGTAGCCGATGCCCGTCGTGCCCCACATGTAGTTCACGGCAAAATCGTTGCCGGGATCGTAAGTCGCGAGATTCTTGGTCACCATCGGCCACGCGTTGGCCAAATTCGGCAGTTTCGACTTGTCGAGTTTCTGGAAGATGTTCGCCTTGATCTGGCGCTGGAGGAAATAGGCCGTGGGCACCACGACGTCGTAGCCGGACTTGCCGGCCATCAGCCGCGTCTCCAGCGTCTCGTTGGCGTCGAAGGTATCGTAGACCACCTTGATGCCGGTCTCCTTGGTGAAGGCCTCAAGGACATCAGGCGCCATGTAGTTCGACCAGTTGTAGAAGTTGACGACGCGCTCCCCGGCGCCCGCCCCTTGCGAGAGGCACGTCAGCGCCGCGGCGATCGCAAGACCAAGGCCAAAGCGAGAGCGGCTGACGTTCTTCGTCATCTCTGTCTACCTCTTGCGTCCGCGTATGGCGTCCGACAGCCGCTCCAGTGCGATGTCCAGTGTCTGGTCTTTCTTGGCAAAGCAGAAGCGGACCACCGAGGTCACGGGGTCCTGCTCGTAGAAGGCCGAGACCGGGATCGCCGCGACCTTGTAATCCCTGACGATCCGCCAGCAGAACTCGGCATCGCTCTCGTTCAGCCCGAGCGGCGACAGGTCCACCGTGAGGAAGTAGGTGCCCTGCGACTTCAGCACGGGGAAGCCGAGGCTCTCCAGCCCCTTGGTGAGGCGGTCCCTGCTCCGCGTCAGATCCTTGCGCATTGACAGAAAGTACTCGTCGGGCTTGCCGAGGCCGTAGGCGACGGCGGCCTGCAGGTTGGGCGCCGTGGTGAAGGTCAGGAACTGGTGCACCTTGGCGGCCACGCGCAGCAGCGGCGGCGCGGCGCAGACGAAGCCGATCTTCCAGCCCGTGAGCGAGAAGATCTTGCCGGCCGAGCCGGCCTTGATGGTGCGCTCGCGCATGCCGGGGATCGTGATCAGCGGGATGTGCTTGTGCGCGTCGAAGGTGACGTGCTCCCAGACCTCGTCGGTGATCGCGATGACGTCGAACTCCTGGCAGTAGCGCGCCAAAAGTTCGAGGTCCTCGCGCGGATAGACCACCGCGGAGGGATTCAGGGGATTGTTGAAGAGCACCGCCTTGGTCTTTGAATTGAAGACGCTTTTCAGCATGTCCTCGTTCAGCCGCCAGTGCGGCGGTTCGAGCCGCACCAGGCGCGGAATGCCGCCGGCCTGGCGGATGATCGGCAGATAGGAATCATAGACCGGCTGGAAGCAGACGACCTCGTCGCCGGGCTGCACCACCGCGAGAATCGCCGAAGTCAGCGCCTCGGTGCCGCCGGAGGTCACCATCACCTCGCTCATCGGATCGAGCTTGAGGCCGTGCCAGTGGCCGTAATGGGTCGCGATCGCCTGGCGCAGTTCCGGGATGCCCATCATCGACGGGTACTGGTTGTAGCCGTTCAGGGAGGCGTCGGCCGCCGCGCGGCGGATGTCCTCCGGACCGGGATCGTCGGGAAAGCCCTG is drawn from Bradyrhizobium diazoefficiens and contains these coding sequences:
- a CDS encoding polyamine ABC transporter substrate-binding protein, translated to MTKNVSRSRFGLGLAIAAALTCLSQGAGAGERVVNFYNWSNYMAPDVLEAFTKETGIKVVYDTFDANETLETRLMAGKSGYDVVVPTAYFLQRQIKANIFQKLDKSKLPNLANAWPMVTKNLATYDPGNDFAVNYMWGTTGIGYNVAKVKQILGADAKIDSWDIVFKPENLAKFKDCGVHMLDSADDIFPAALSYLGLDPNSTKQADLEKAADVVAKVRPSVRKFHSSEYLSALATGEICFVVGWSGDIMQARARAAEAKSGIEIGYTIPKEGAQMFFDNLAIPADAKNVREAYELINYLYRPDVAAKNSDYLSYANGNLASQKLVDPKILNDKNIYPDEATLSKLFVITARDPATQRIINRLWTKVKTGR
- a CDS encoding aminotransferase codes for the protein MTKSSSLNKVFADLPVTIFEAMSQAARDNNAINLGQGFPDDPGPEDIRRAAADASLNGYNQYPSMMGIPELRQAIATHYGHWHGLKLDPMSEVMVTSGGTEALTSAILAVVQPGDEVVCFQPVYDSYLPIIRQAGGIPRLVRLEPPHWRLNEDMLKSVFNSKTKAVLFNNPLNPSAVVYPREDLELLARYCQEFDVIAITDEVWEHVTFDAHKHIPLITIPGMRERTIKAGSAGKIFSLTGWKIGFVCAAPPLLRVAAKVHQFLTFTTAPNLQAAVAYGLGKPDEYFLSMRKDLTRSRDRLTKGLESLGFPVLKSQGTYFLTVDLSPLGLNESDAEFCWRIVRDYKVAAIPVSAFYEQDPVTSVVRFCFAKKDQTLDIALERLSDAIRGRKR